The Desulfonatronum sp. SC1 genome window below encodes:
- a CDS encoding tetratricopeptide repeat protein, with the protein MFTRTIPSTTLISCLTLVCCLFHVLLGPLCADESATFQDLERIQERALAGDVEYQHRLGLIYGEGRGASRDPESAFYWFSKAADQGHLESQVNLGAMYAMGAGVERNYMHAAHWYRTAAERGHPEAQNNLAILFEEGLGFAVDKGQAVQWYVRAAKQGYPEAQYNLAQLYLEGDGVDRDPQAALDLLMAAAESGYVPAQYHAGYLLEQGDGVEQNPRRAAAFYMMAAEQGSPLAQLNLGLMYLTGQGVSQENVLAYKWFLLALFQGVEQAADAMHLAELQMTPGQIAEARRQAEQWVFQKRAE; encoded by the coding sequence ATGTTTACGCGCACGATCCCGTCCACGACTTTGATTTCTTGCCTGACCCTGGTGTGTTGCCTTTTCCACGTCCTCCTTGGCCCTCTTTGCGCGGACGAAAGCGCCACGTTCCAGGACCTGGAACGAATTCAAGAGCGAGCCTTGGCCGGGGACGTGGAGTACCAGCATCGACTGGGATTGATTTACGGGGAAGGCCGGGGAGCATCTCGGGATCCGGAATCGGCGTTTTACTGGTTCAGCAAGGCCGCGGATCAAGGCCATCTGGAGTCCCAGGTGAACCTGGGGGCCATGTATGCCATGGGGGCCGGAGTGGAGCGCAACTATATGCACGCGGCCCACTGGTACAGGACCGCCGCGGAGCGCGGCCATCCGGAGGCCCAAAATAATCTGGCCATTCTTTTCGAGGAAGGATTGGGCTTTGCCGTGGACAAGGGCCAAGCCGTGCAGTGGTATGTTCGGGCAGCGAAACAGGGCTATCCGGAAGCCCAGTACAATCTGGCACAGTTGTACCTGGAGGGCGACGGCGTGGACCGTGACCCTCAGGCAGCCCTGGACCTGCTCATGGCCGCGGCGGAAAGCGGCTACGTCCCGGCCCAATACCATGCCGGATATCTCTTGGAACAGGGCGACGGCGTGGAGCAGAATCCGCGCAGAGCCGCGGCCTTCTACATGATGGCCGCGGAACAGGGGTCGCCCCTGGCCCAGCTCAATCTGGGACTGATGTATCTCACCGGTCAGGGGGTCTCCCAGGAAAACGTCCTGGCCTACAAATGGTTCTTGCTGGCCTTGTTCCAGGGCGTGGAACAGGCCGCTGACGCCATGCACCTGGCCGAACTGCAAATGACCCCCGGCCAGATCGCCGAAGCCCGCCGTCAGGCCGAGCAGTGGGTGTTCCAGAAACGGGCCGAGTGA
- a CDS encoding tRNA (cytidine(34)-2'-O)-methyltransferase — MRIVLYEPEIPPNTGNIARLCAATQTPLHLVEPLGFSIEDKYLRRAGLDYWEHVQVRTWPDWAAFLQEKEPGRLVFTSARKGAAHHLFAFQPDDFLVFGPETRGLPEGLLSDDAPCVRVPIWGQVRSLNLSTCAGIVLYEALRRSGVLPADLEK; from the coding sequence ATGCGCATCGTCCTTTACGAACCGGAAATCCCGCCGAACACCGGCAACATCGCCCGGCTCTGCGCGGCCACGCAAACCCCGTTGCATCTCGTCGAACCGTTGGGATTTTCCATCGAAGACAAGTATTTGCGTCGGGCCGGGCTGGACTATTGGGAACACGTTCAGGTCCGGACGTGGCCGGACTGGGCCGCGTTCCTCCAGGAAAAGGAGCCGGGGCGACTGGTGTTCACCAGCGCCCGGAAAGGCGCGGCGCACCATCTTTTCGCGTTTCAGCCGGACGACTTCCTGGTTTTCGGTCCGGAAACCAGAGGCCTGCCCGAGGGACTGCTGTCGGACGACGCCCCCTGCGTGCGCGTGCCTATCTGGGGCCAAGTGCGTAGCCTGAACCTCTCCACTTGCGCCGGCATCGTGCTGTACGAGGCTTTGCGCCGGAGCGGGGTGTTGCCGGCTGACCTTGAAAAGTGA
- a CDS encoding GAF domain-containing protein: protein MEPQALYKTIYKIAKVVNSSLEPKVVLGQIVEQVATTMNAKGCFIRLLNRTGEILKPDAYYGLSQRYAQKGPVEVAKSKLDQEALAGNAVYIADVRTDPRFQYPQQASEEGLVSIVVVPLTAQGNKVIGVLRVYAGETRSFTEEELEFLSCIANLCGIALENARMFHALKRASELANDYIYQVFED from the coding sequence ATGGAACCACAAGCACTTTACAAGACCATTTACAAGATCGCCAAGGTCGTCAACTCGTCGTTGGAACCCAAGGTGGTCCTCGGCCAGATCGTCGAACAGGTCGCCACGACCATGAATGCCAAGGGGTGCTTCATCCGTCTGTTGAACAGGACCGGTGAGATTCTCAAGCCGGACGCCTACTACGGGCTGAGCCAGCGTTACGCCCAAAAAGGCCCCGTGGAAGTGGCCAAGAGCAAGCTGGACCAGGAAGCCCTGGCCGGAAATGCCGTGTACATCGCCGACGTCCGGACCGATCCCCGTTTCCAGTACCCCCAGCAGGCTTCCGAGGAAGGGCTGGTCTCCATCGTGGTGGTGCCGCTCACCGCCCAGGGCAACAAAGTCATCGGCGTCCTCCGCGTCTACGCCGGGGAAACCCGCAGTTTCACCGAGGAAGAACTGGAATTCCTGAGCTGCATCGCCAACCTGTGCGGTATCGCCCTGGAAAACGCCCGGATGTTTCACGCCCTCAAACGGGCCAGCGAACTGGCCAACGACTATATCTACCAGGTCTTCGAGGATTGA